The genomic segment TGCGCGCGCTGGAGATTGGCTTCCACGCGATCGAGGTCGACGAGGACAATGGGCGTTTCCAGATCGTCGAGGGACATCATGCGCCTCCCTTGAGGACTTCGTTGACGAACCTGAGGTTGCCCGAGGTGAGGCCGGCGTCCACCGGAATGGCCGCCCCCGTGATCCCCGAGGCTGCCGGCGAGGCGAGGAAGAGCGCAGCCCGCGCCACTTCCTCGGGTGTCACCATGCGCCCCAGCGGATAGTGCGGCAGGACCTTGTCGAGCAGTTCCGGGTTCGCCGCGATGCGATGATCCCAGGCCGGTGTGCGCACCGAGCCGGGGCACACGACGTTGGCGCGGATGCCGCGATAGCCGCGTTCCACCGCCAGTCCCTTGGCAAACGAGATGAGCCCGGCCTTGGCGGCCGAATAGGCCGGGTTGCCATAGTGCCCCAGGCCATTGACCGAGGAGACGAAGACCACGCTCCCGCCGCCCTTCTCCTCCATCGCCTCGACCACGGGGTGGGTCACGTAGTAGGCGCCGTTGAGATTGATCTCCACCTCGGACGCCCAGACAGCGTTATCCACCTGCTCGAAGACCTCGCCGCGGGTGTAGCCGGCGTTGGAAATCAGGGCGTCGGGGGCGCCGTGGAGGGCGATGTGGCTGGAAATGATTTTCGCGATCGTGTCCGGCTCGGTCAGCTCGAACACCAGCCGGTGGGCGAGGTCCATGCCCTCCATCAGGGTCGGGTCGCGGTCGGCGCCGGTCACCACGGCACCGGCCTCGGCAAACACCTGCGTCAGCGCGCGACCTATGCCGCCACCGGCACCTGTGATGAGAACGTGCTTGCCGTCCATGCGAAAGGGGGAGGGGGTCTCTGCCATCTTGTTCCACGCAAAATTCGATCCGCAAACTAAACAAACCCATGGCCGTCAAGGCAATTGGGAATATGATCGGCCAGCCGCAAAAACCGATTGAATGAAATTGATTTTCATTCCATGGCAGTTATCCACCCCCGCACCACTCACGATGAACGGAGTCCTAACGCAGATGAACAAGCAGCATTTCGGCACCTCCCACGTCCCCCTCTCGCCCGCCGTCCGCGCCGGCGATTTCATCTACATCTCCGGCCAGGTGCCGGTCGGCGCCAATGGCGAGGTGGTCGTCGGCGGCATCGAAGTGCAGACCCGTCAGGTCATGGAGAACATCAAGGCCGCCCTGGCGCTCGCCGGCGCCGACCTCTCGGACGTCATCAAGACCTTCGTCATTCTCGAGGACGCGCGCGAGTTCGCCGCCTTCAACAAGACCTATGCTACCTACTTCCCGTCCAACCCGCCGGCGCGCACCACGCTCGAGGCGCGTCTGATGATCGATATCAAGATTGAGATCGAAGCGGTGGCCTATAAGCCCCTCAAGTAACCCCTCACGACCACTGCCGCCAAAACGCCCGCCATCGCGCGGGCGTTTTTTATTGCGCATTTTCAATGGATTGCGGCAATAGCGCGCCGATCCGTCTTATTGTATCCGGCATAGCGAATATAAGAGATTCCAATGATGTACTTTGATGGTCAATTACCTGAAAATCGTCTCAGGTGATCGTGTCGCGTCCGTTCGGACCAACTTCAAGAACCGGGGCCAGGTGCCCCTCAAGGCTTGGGGACGATCTTATGAGACTTGCCTGGACTATGCTGTGCGGCCTGCTGATGACGTCTGCAGTCGTTGCTGCGGAACTGCCCATCGAGCACGCTTACGGCACCGCCGCGGGCTGCGCTTCTGTTGCCAAATCCAATGACATACCCGGCGGCAAGGTCCTTGCCGTCACCAGCGAACACGTGCTCAGCGGCGAAGCCGTCTGCCCGTTCCTGGCCGTCACCGATGGCCAGTCCGATGACCCTGCCAACAAGGCCTGGGAGGCCGATATCAGTTGCGAGGCCGGCCATGAGGAGGCCGTTCCGGGCAAGCTGCTGATCGTGCACGACGCAGCCAGCGACAAGCTGGCCCTCTCGGTCCTGGATGGCGACGGGCCCAAGGGGAACCTCGCGGCCTGCCCGGCGCCCTGACCGGCGCCGCACATTGATGGCCGGGCGACCGGCGAGACATATTTTGAGGAGGAATTATGTCCGATACCAAGCAGCCGCCCCAGGCTCTTTGCGCTTGCGCGAAAGCCGCCATGCAGCGCCGCACCATGCTCAAGGGCATGGTGGCCCTGGGTGGGGTGGCCGTCTCCGGCTCGGCCTTCGCCCAGGCTGCCGAGGACATGCGCCCCCAGGTCGGCGACTTCCTGGTGCGCACCCGCGGTGAGCCCAACCCGCTTGGCCCCGACGATGTCGGCATCGGCAAGAAACCGATTCAGGCCTACGCCATGGCGCCCGATGGCACCGTGCGTTCGGGAGACTACGAGAACGGCCTGCTCCTGATCCACTACGACGAGGGCGACCTCGCCGACGACGCCAAGAAGATGTCGGCGAACGGCGTGCTTGCCTATTCGATCATCTGCACCCACGCCGGGTGCGAGGCGACCAACTGGATCTCGGAGGAAAACACCATCGAGTGTCCGTGCCACGGGTCGCACTTCGATGCCAAGAACAACGGGGCCGTGCTTTTCGGCCCCGCCAGCCGCAAGCTTCCCCAGCTCGGTCTTGAGGTCAAGGACGGCAAGATCGTGGTGGCCGCGGAATTCGACTCCCGCGTCGGCGGCGACGAGACCATGTGATCTCCCGCCGCCCGGGCACGCTCCCGGACGGCGGTTCGGCCCCACCCGTGCAGTGGCATTGCACTTGTGCACGCAACAACAAAACGCGACGTCGGATCCGCCGTGGAGCCCGCGAACGCGAACGCATTCCAGCACACTGAGGAGAGGAAATGCTAAAACGGAATCTGTTCGTTACGGGTCTGGCGACCATGGGCATTGCGGCGATGAGCAGCTTCGCCCTGGCGGCCGAGACCACCTCCGAGCGTTTGGTCAACGCCGGATCGGAAGCGGAGAACGGCAACTGGCTCATGGTGCACCGCACCTATGACAGCCATCGCTACAGCCCGCTCAACCAGATCACCAAGGACAACGTCAAGGACCTGAGCCTGTCGTTCGTCACGATCCTGGACAACGCCTCGCGCGGTGGACGCTATGCCAGCGCCCGCAACGAAGGAACCCCGCTGGTCGAAGACGGCTTCATGTACGTGCAGACGGGCTGGTCGGTGGTGACCAAGCTCGACGTGCGTGACGGCAAGGTCGGCAAGGTCGTCTGGAAATACGATCCGGAAGTGGATCGCCAGTGGATCTCCGACGCCACCTGCTGCGGCGCTGAAAATCGCGGCATCGGCCTGTGGAACGACGACGTGATCGCCCTGACCATGGATGGTCGCGTCATGTCGATCAACAAGGAAACGGGCGAACTCAACTGGGAGAAGCAGCGTGCCGACAAGGCCCGCGCCGAAAGCTTCACCGGCGCCCCGCTGATCATCGGCGATACGGCTGTCTACGGCCCCGCCGGTGGTGAATACGGCATCCGTGGCTGGCTCGAGGCTATCGACCTCAAGACCGGCGATGTCGCCTGGCGCACCTACACGGTCCCCGGACCGGGCGAACCCGGCAACGACACCTGGGAAGGCAATGCCTGGGAAACCGGTGGCGCCTCCATCTGGCAGACGGGCTCCTATGATCCTGTCTCCGGCATGACTTACTGGGGCACCGGCAACCCGGCGCCGCAGATCGACGCCGAATATCGTCCGGGCGACAACCTCTACGCGTCCAGCCTGCTTGCGCTCGACGCCAAGGACGGTGCCCTCAAGTGGCACTTCCAGTTCACCCCGAACGATCCCTACGATTATGACGAGATCGGCGACAACCAGCTGCTCGACGTCACGGTGGACGGCAAGCCGTCCAAGATGGTGGTCCGCGCTGCGCGTAACGGCTTCATGTACGGCTTCAACCGTACCGATGGCGCCATGACCTACGCCAAGCAATATGTGGAAGACCTCAACTGGACAACGGGTATCGACCCCAAGACCGGCAAGCCGCTCGAATACGATCCGAAGGCCCAGCTTCAGAAATACGTCGCTGGCACCGTCGGTTCGCGCGAGGGTACCCCCGGCATCTACTGCCCGACCCTGGGCGGTGGCAAGAACTGGCAGCCTGCTGCCTATAGCCCGCAGACCAAGCTTCTCTACATCACCTCTGCGGAAGGTTGCTCGGCCTATGTGCCCGAAGCCGCGCCCAATCCCACCATCACCGGTGGCGAGTACGACGTGGTCAAGGCCCAGCGCGAGTGGAACGGCCGCCTGCCGGCCCCCGAAGGCACCAAGCTCCCCGATGTCTTCAACGGTGGCTCGGTCAAGGCAATCGATCCGCTCACCGGCGAAACCAAGGCCAAGGTGCTCATGCCCCGTCGCCTGAACGGCATGCTCGCCACCGGCGGCGACCTCGTGTGGGGTTCGTCCACCAACGGCAACCTCTATGCCTACGATGCCGATACGCTCAAGGAAGTCTGGTCGTTCAACGTCGGTACCTCCCTTGGCGGTCCGCCGATGAGCTACTCGGTCGATGGCAAGCAGTACATCGCGGTTCTCGCCGGTGCTGCTCCCGCCGCCGCCGACAAGAAGACCGTCCCGGCTTCCGAGTTCTTCGTGCCCACCGACGCGCTCTTCGTGTTCGCGCTCGACAAGTAAGGCACCCCAAACCAAAAGGCGGCCGGGGAAACCCGGCCGCCTTCCTCGTTCGCAGCGATGGCGACCTATTCGGTCTTCATCCGGAATTCCCAGTCCGTCGGGTTCTCGAATTCGTCGGCGGACCAGATGCCCACCTTGGCCGCCTTGGCCTCGGCCTCCTGGGCGACGTAGTCTTGTGATTGATCGGAAAGAGCGATGGCCATGCCTAACCGGGCCTGCTCGGCTGACAGATCCAGGTCCCCCACCGTGCAGCGCGCCCAGCGCAGCATGCGCCGCCGCAGGTTCTCGGTGTCGCGCACTTCCTTGCAGACCACTGTCTGGTTGGCCACCAGCGTCTCGAGCGAGCGCTTGGCATCCCGGCCGCAGGCGAATTCCTGCCCGTCCTTGACGCAGGGCTGGATCGGCAGCGGCGCGTCGATCCCCCAGAGTCCGATCGTGCGGCCGTTGAGCGAAATGTGGTCGCCGTCGATCACCGTCGCCGTGCCGCTTTCCTCGAACAGCGGCTCGTTGGCGAAGGCCTGCGCCAGGGCCGGCGCACTTGCGCCCAGCGTGGCGGCGATGCCTAATACCAGGCCGGCCACTACCCGCGAACTCATCATGTTTCCCCCCTTAGGAGTTGGTTGTGCTGCGATTTGACGTGATGTCCCCCATGGTCGCAACCCTGCGAGAGGCGGTCGCATCGCAGGGGCGGCTTATGTGCAATATCGGATTTGCCTTTGCTGGCGCGCTGGCCCTGGTGGCGCCCGCCGCCGCTGCCGGGTTCGCGCCCGAGTTCCGCACCCTCGCACTGGGCCTTGAGGCGTCCGACATCACCACCGAGGGCTACGAGGGCTTCGCCTGCGGCTCCAATGGCGGCCCGCCCCTGGCGCCGATCTCCGGCTGGG from the Youhaiella tibetensis genome contains:
- a CDS encoding SDR family oxidoreductase translates to MAETPSPFRMDGKHVLITGAGGGIGRALTQVFAEAGAVVTGADRDPTLMEGMDLAHRLVFELTEPDTIAKIISSHIALHGAPDALISNAGYTRGEVFEQVDNAVWASEVEINLNGAYYVTHPVVEAMEEKGGGSVVFVSSVNGLGHYGNPAYSAAKAGLISFAKGLAVERGYRGIRANVVCPGSVRTPAWDHRIAANPELLDKVLPHYPLGRMVTPEEVARAALFLASPAASGITGAAIPVDAGLTSGNLRFVNEVLKGGA
- a CDS encoding RidA family protein, whose product is MNKQHFGTSHVPLSPAVRAGDFIYISGQVPVGANGEVVVGGIEVQTRQVMENIKAALALAGADLSDVIKTFVILEDAREFAAFNKTYATYFPSNPPARTTLEARLMIDIKIEIEAVAYKPLK
- a CDS encoding ubiquinol-cytochrome c reductase iron-sulfur subunit — encoded protein: MSDTKQPPQALCACAKAAMQRRTMLKGMVALGGVAVSGSAFAQAAEDMRPQVGDFLVRTRGEPNPLGPDDVGIGKKPIQAYAMAPDGTVRSGDYENGLLLIHYDEGDLADDAKKMSANGVLAYSIICTHAGCEATNWISEENTIECPCHGSHFDAKNNGAVLFGPASRKLPQLGLEVKDGKIVVAAEFDSRVGGDETM
- a CDS encoding pyrroloquinoline quinone-dependent dehydrogenase; its protein translation is MLKRNLFVTGLATMGIAAMSSFALAAETTSERLVNAGSEAENGNWLMVHRTYDSHRYSPLNQITKDNVKDLSLSFVTILDNASRGGRYASARNEGTPLVEDGFMYVQTGWSVVTKLDVRDGKVGKVVWKYDPEVDRQWISDATCCGAENRGIGLWNDDVIALTMDGRVMSINKETGELNWEKQRADKARAESFTGAPLIIGDTAVYGPAGGEYGIRGWLEAIDLKTGDVAWRTYTVPGPGEPGNDTWEGNAWETGGASIWQTGSYDPVSGMTYWGTGNPAPQIDAEYRPGDNLYASSLLALDAKDGALKWHFQFTPNDPYDYDEIGDNQLLDVTVDGKPSKMVVRAARNGFMYGFNRTDGAMTYAKQYVEDLNWTTGIDPKTGKPLEYDPKAQLQKYVAGTVGSREGTPGIYCPTLGGGKNWQPAAYSPQTKLLYITSAEGCSAYVPEAAPNPTITGGEYDVVKAQREWNGRLPAPEGTKLPDVFNGGSVKAIDPLTGETKAKVLMPRRLNGMLATGGDLVWGSSTNGNLYAYDADTLKEVWSFNVGTSLGGPPMSYSVDGKQYIAVLAGAAPAAADKKTVPASEFFVPTDALFVFALDK
- a CDS encoding thermonuclease family protein, translating into MMSSRVVAGLVLGIAATLGASAPALAQAFANEPLFEESGTATVIDGDHISLNGRTIGLWGIDAPLPIQPCVKDGQEFACGRDAKRSLETLVANQTVVCKEVRDTENLRRRMLRWARCTVGDLDLSAEQARLGMAIALSDQSQDYVAQEAEAKAAKVGIWSADEFENPTDWEFRMKTE